In a genomic window of Pseudomonas mohnii:
- a CDS encoding AraC family transcriptional regulator: protein MNRKHIDLLDFSELPSAVYFRYADFDTHEFAAPHRHPWGTLEYAAHGVLHMEVDGNRFMSPPQYAVWVPPQVEHSFYSHQPINYRAVCLAPTVCADLPQQACTLAISDILKAILKDFAARDVKIPEREADKRLAQILVDQLQQAPVHECYLPYASTPGLLGILEALQADPGDNRPLADWAGRIHVSERTLARQFVRELGMSFGEWRQRLRFLTAIEALDSHRSIQEIAFDLGYSTGSAFIAMFQRQAGCTPDYYRRNKMF from the coding sequence ATGAACCGAAAACACATCGACCTGCTGGATTTCAGCGAACTGCCTTCAGCGGTCTACTTCCGCTACGCCGACTTCGATACCCATGAATTCGCCGCACCGCACCGCCACCCCTGGGGCACGCTGGAGTATGCGGCCCACGGGGTGCTTCATATGGAGGTCGACGGCAACCGTTTCATGTCGCCGCCGCAATATGCGGTGTGGGTGCCGCCGCAAGTCGAGCACAGTTTCTACAGCCATCAGCCGATCAATTACCGTGCCGTATGCCTGGCGCCGACGGTTTGTGCCGATCTGCCACAGCAGGCTTGCACGCTGGCCATCAGCGACATCCTCAAGGCGATCCTCAAGGACTTCGCGGCCCGGGACGTGAAGATCCCCGAGCGGGAGGCCGACAAACGTCTGGCCCAGATCCTGGTGGACCAGTTGCAACAGGCGCCGGTGCATGAGTGTTACTTGCCCTACGCCAGCACGCCCGGGCTGCTGGGCATACTCGAAGCGCTGCAAGCCGATCCCGGGGATAATCGGCCACTGGCGGATTGGGCCGGGCGCATTCATGTCAGTGAACGCACCCTGGCGCGGCAGTTTGTCCGCGAACTGGGCATGAGTTTCGGCGAGTGGCGCCAGCGTTTGCGCTTTCTGACGGCGATTGAGGCGCTGGACAGCCACCGCAGCATTCAGGAAATCGCCTTTGACCTGGGCTATAGCACCGGCTCGGCATTTATCGCGATGTTCCAGCGCCAGGCTGGATGTACACCGGATTACTATCGGCGCAATAAGATGTTTTAA
- a CDS encoding DMT family transporter has product MQYAYPLLAIFIWAGNTVITKMSAGAIFPAEIGFYRWLLAGLLFTPFMLKPVIAHWPAIRPNLGKIFVLGVLGMAVYQSLAYFAAGLTSATNMGIILSLMPLMSLAMAIISLGQRLTIGALAGAVLSFAGVLVVISSGSLGVLLEHGVNLGDAMMLIATLAYAIYSTLLKKWQLRLPPLVLLYLQVLVAVVVLFPLFLASPKVGPTLQNIPLVLYACLLASMVAPLAWMQAVVRLGPSRTTLFFNLLPLITALIAAVVLHEQLALYHLVGGLLTLGGVILSERWTTVLGRA; this is encoded by the coding sequence ATGCAATACGCGTATCCCCTGCTGGCCATCTTTATCTGGGCCGGCAACACCGTGATCACCAAAATGTCGGCCGGGGCGATCTTCCCCGCCGAGATCGGCTTCTACCGCTGGCTGCTGGCCGGACTGCTGTTCACCCCCTTCATGCTCAAACCGGTGATCGCCCATTGGCCGGCGATCCGCCCGAACCTGGGCAAGATCTTTGTCCTCGGCGTGCTCGGCATGGCGGTTTACCAAAGCCTGGCGTACTTCGCCGCAGGACTGACCTCGGCCACCAACATGGGCATCATCCTGTCGTTGATGCCCTTGATGTCACTGGCCATGGCGATCATCAGCCTCGGCCAGCGCCTGACCATCGGCGCACTGGCCGGTGCGGTGCTGTCGTTTGCCGGGGTATTGGTGGTGATCTCGTCCGGCAGCCTGGGTGTACTGCTCGAGCATGGCGTGAACCTGGGCGATGCGATGATGCTGATCGCCACCCTGGCCTACGCGATCTACAGCACGTTGCTGAAAAAATGGCAGCTGCGCTTGCCGCCCTTGGTGTTGCTGTACTTGCAGGTACTGGTTGCGGTGGTGGTGCTGTTTCCACTGTTTCTCGCCTCACCGAAAGTCGGCCCGACTTTGCAGAATATTCCGCTGGTGCTGTACGCCTGCCTGCTGGCCTCGATGGTCGCCCCCCTGGCGTGGATGCAGGCCGTGGTGCGCCTGGGACCGAGCCGGACCACGTTGTTTTTCAACTTGCTGCCGTTGATCACCGCGCTGATTGCGGCGGTGGTATTGCATGAGCAGTTGGCGCTGTATCACTTGGTGGGCGGCTTGTTGACCTTGGGCGGGGTGATTCTGTCCGAGCGATGGACCACGGTGTTGGGCCGCGCGTAA
- a CDS encoding esterase/lipase family protein: protein MSQDSAPRYPLVLVPGMLGFVRLLLYPYWHGIISALRQGGAVVIAVQVSPLHSSEVRGEQLLARIDEILRETGAEKVNLIGHSQGSLTARYAAAKRPDRVASVTSVAGPNHGSELADYLHEHYPHDSVRGRMLSSLLRWIAALMSLLETGYRGPKLPVDIHASHHSLTSAGVALFNQRYPQGLPESWGGHGPEEVNGVRYYSWSGTLQPGKTDRRRDLLDGTHRSCRLFAKTFVRESGYCDGMVGRYSSHLGKVIGDEFPLNHFDIVNQPWGWVGKEAEPIRLFVEHAARLNAAGL from the coding sequence ATGTCGCAAGATTCCGCTCCGCGTTACCCGCTGGTGCTGGTCCCGGGAATGCTCGGGTTTGTCCGGTTGCTGCTTTATCCCTATTGGCACGGCATCATTTCCGCGCTGCGTCAGGGTGGGGCGGTGGTGATTGCGGTACAGGTTTCGCCGCTGCATTCCAGCGAAGTGCGCGGTGAGCAACTCTTGGCGCGGATCGACGAGATTCTGCGCGAGACGGGGGCGGAGAAGGTCAACCTGATCGGCCATAGCCAAGGCTCGCTGACCGCCCGATACGCCGCCGCCAAACGCCCCGACCGGGTGGCGTCAGTGACCTCGGTGGCGGGGCCGAATCACGGCTCGGAGCTGGCGGACTACCTGCACGAACACTATCCCCATGACAGCGTCAGAGGGCGGATGCTGAGCAGCCTGCTACGGTGGATCGCGGCGCTGATGAGCCTGCTCGAAACCGGCTATCGCGGGCCGAAGCTGCCGGTGGATATCCATGCGTCCCATCATTCACTCACCAGCGCAGGCGTGGCGTTGTTCAATCAACGTTATCCACAAGGTCTGCCCGAATCCTGGGGTGGGCACGGACCCGAAGAGGTCAACGGCGTGCGTTATTACTCCTGGTCCGGGACCCTGCAGCCAGGCAAGACCGATCGCAGGCGCGATCTGCTTGATGGCACCCATCGCAGTTGCCGATTGTTCGCCAAAACCTTCGTGCGCGAATCCGGGTATTGCGACGGTATGGTCGGGCGCTACAGCTCGCACCTTGGAAAGGTGATTGGCGACGAGTTTCCGCTGAACCATTTCGACATCGTCAATCAGCCTTGGGGGTGGGTGGGCAAGGAGGCCGAGCCGATCCGGTTGTTTGTCGAACATGCGGCCCGGTTGAACGCGGCAGGCCTTTAG
- a CDS encoding AsmA family protein: MTRTRKILAWSIVSLVVLLAALVLIIVFFDWNRIKPALNAKVSEELHRPFAINGNLAVVWRRELDEGGWRAWVPWPHVVAEDLSLGNPDWSKAPQMASLKRVELRISPLALLAQRVVIPRIDLTEPNAELLRLADGRANWTFKFDPKDPNAQPSPWVVDIGAIGFDKGHVTLDDQSLKTQLDLLIDPLGKPIPFNEIVGDKAAKTAQEKGAAPQDYAFALKVKGQYHGQKLAGQGKIGGLLALQDAARPFPLQAQATIADTSVELAGTLTDPLNLGALDLHLKLAGTSLGNLYPLTGVTLPDTPPYATDGHLIAKLHEPTGAVFRYEDFNGKIGASDIHGSLAYVASQPRPKLSGSLLSNQLLFADLAPLIGADSNAKQKARGGESKQPADKVLPVEAFKTERWRDMDADVEFTGKRIVHSEKLPFNDLYTHLVLTDGVLSLEPLRFGVAGGKLDAQIRLNGQTEPLEGKAKLTARGFKLKQLFPTFEPMKTSFGELNGDADITGRGNSVAKLLGSANGTLKMLINDGAISRELMELAGLNVGNYVVGRIFGDKEVKINCAAADFDIKTGLATTRLFVFDTENAIIYIDGTANMATEQLDLTITPESKGWRLISLRSPLYVRGKFIKPDAGVKAVPLMLRGAGMVALGVIAAPAAGLLALVAPSGGEPNQCAPLLEQMKSGKAPVTVKPTR, from the coding sequence ATGACGCGCACTCGTAAAATTCTCGCCTGGAGCATCGTCAGCCTGGTTGTTCTGCTGGCGGCCCTGGTTCTGATCATCGTGTTCTTCGATTGGAACCGGATCAAACCAGCCCTCAATGCCAAAGTCTCTGAAGAACTGCACCGCCCGTTCGCCATCAACGGCAACCTGGCGGTGGTCTGGCGGCGTGAACTCGATGAGGGTGGCTGGCGGGCGTGGGTGCCCTGGCCGCATGTGGTGGCCGAGGACCTGAGTCTGGGCAACCCGGACTGGTCGAAAGCGCCGCAGATGGCCAGTCTCAAGCGTGTCGAACTGCGCATCTCGCCCCTGGCCCTGCTGGCGCAGCGCGTGGTGATCCCGCGCATTGACCTCACTGAGCCCAATGCCGAGTTGCTACGTCTGGCCGACGGTCGCGCCAACTGGACCTTCAAGTTCGACCCCAAAGACCCGAATGCCCAACCGTCTCCGTGGGTGGTGGATATCGGCGCGATCGGCTTCGACAAGGGGCACGTCACGCTGGATGACCAGAGCCTCAAGACTCAACTCGACCTGCTGATCGACCCGCTGGGCAAACCGATTCCATTCAACGAGATCGTTGGCGACAAAGCCGCGAAAACCGCGCAAGAAAAGGGCGCAGCCCCCCAGGACTACGCCTTCGCCTTGAAGGTCAAAGGCCAATACCACGGGCAGAAACTCGCGGGTCAGGGCAAGATCGGCGGCTTGCTTGCCTTGCAGGATGCCGCCAGACCGTTTCCGCTCCAGGCACAGGCAACGATTGCCGACACCAGCGTCGAACTGGCCGGCACCCTGACCGATCCGCTGAATCTTGGCGCCCTGGATCTGCATCTGAAACTGGCCGGCACCAGTCTGGGCAATCTCTACCCGCTGACCGGCGTGACCCTGCCGGACACACCGCCTTACGCCACCGACGGTCACTTGATCGCCAAGCTGCACGAGCCGACTGGCGCGGTGTTCCGCTATGAGGACTTCAACGGCAAGATCGGCGCCAGCGACATCCACGGCAGTCTGGCTTACGTCGCCAGCCAGCCTCGGCCGAAACTCAGCGGCTCGCTGCTTTCCAATCAATTGTTGTTTGCCGACCTGGCGCCGTTGATCGGTGCCGATTCCAATGCCAAACAGAAGGCCCGGGGTGGTGAGAGCAAGCAACCGGCGGACAAAGTGTTGCCGGTCGAAGCATTCAAGACCGAGCGTTGGCGCGATATGGACGCGGATGTCGAATTCACCGGCAAGCGCATAGTCCACAGCGAAAAACTGCCGTTCAACGATCTTTATACGCACCTGGTGCTCACCGATGGCGTCCTCAGCCTCGAGCCGCTGCGATTCGGCGTGGCGGGCGGCAAACTGGATGCGCAGATTCGCCTGAACGGTCAGACCGAGCCGCTGGAAGGCAAGGCCAAACTCACGGCCCGGGGGTTCAAGCTCAAACAGTTGTTCCCGACCTTCGAACCGATGAAAACCAGTTTCGGCGAGCTCAATGGCGATGCCGACATCACCGGTCGCGGCAACTCGGTGGCCAAATTGCTGGGCAGCGCCAACGGCACTCTGAAGATGCTGATCAACGACGGTGCCATCAGTCGCGAATTGATGGAGCTGGCCGGGTTGAACGTCGGTAATTATGTGGTCGGTCGGATCTTTGGCGACAAGGAGGTGAAGATCAACTGCGCGGCCGCCGACTTCGACATCAAGACCGGCTTGGCCACCACGCGGCTGTTCGTGTTCGATACCGAGAACGCGATCATCTACATCGATGGCACGGCGAACATGGCAACCGAGCAACTGGACCTGACCATCACCCCGGAATCCAAGGGCTGGCGCTTGATTTCGTTGCGTTCGCCGCTGTACGTGCGGGGCAAGTTCATCAAGCCTGATGCCGGGGTGAAAGCCGTGCCGTTGATGTTGCGCGGCGCCGGCATGGTCGCATTGGGCGTGATCGCCGCGCCGGCGGCAGGCTTGCTGGCGCTGGTGGCCCCGAGTGGGGGCGAGCCGAATCAGTGTGCGCCGCTGCTGGAGCAGATGAAGTCGGGCAAGGCCCCGGTGACCGTCAAGCCCACCCGGTAA
- a CDS encoding TetR family transcriptional regulator translates to MLPRAEQKQQTRTALMDAARHLMEGGRGFGSLSLREVAKTAGIVPTGFYRHFADMDELGLVLVSEVGQTFRETIRLVRHNEFVMGGIIDASVRIFLDVVSANHSQFLFLAREQYGGSLPVRQAIGRLREDISSDLAADLSLMPKLQHLDIAGLSVMADLIVKSVFATLPDIIDPPLEALPAHLTPQAKITQQLRFIFIGLKHWQGLGSTE, encoded by the coding sequence ATGCTGCCCCGCGCCGAACAGAAGCAACAAACCCGCACTGCCCTCATGGACGCTGCTCGCCATTTGATGGAAGGCGGCCGAGGATTCGGCAGTTTGAGCCTGCGCGAAGTGGCGAAAACCGCCGGGATTGTCCCCACGGGTTTTTACCGGCACTTCGCCGACATGGACGAACTGGGTCTGGTGCTGGTCAGCGAAGTCGGTCAGACCTTCCGTGAAACCATCCGCCTGGTGCGGCACAACGAGTTTGTCATGGGCGGCATCATAGACGCCTCGGTGCGGATCTTTCTCGATGTCGTCAGCGCCAACCACTCGCAATTTCTGTTTCTCGCCCGCGAGCAGTACGGCGGCTCGCTGCCGGTGCGCCAGGCCATCGGCCGCCTGCGCGAGGACATCAGCTCGGACCTGGCCGCCGACCTGTCGTTGATGCCGAAGCTGCAACACCTGGACATCGCCGGCCTGAGCGTTATGGCGGACCTGATCGTCAAAAGCGTGTTCGCCACGTTGCCAGACATCATCGACCCGCCTCTAGAGGCGCTGCCTGCACACCTGACCCCTCAGGCCAAGATTACCCAGCAACTGCGGTTCATCTTTATTGGCTTGAAGCACTGGCAAGGGCTCGGCAGCACTGAATAA
- the ureE gene encoding urease accessory protein UreE, whose protein sequence is MLVIHRRIDPQPVWAAELHLTFEARSKSRLRCFSAEGEDVGLFLERGQSPLYDGECLQAEDGRIVRVCARPEQLLHVTCANAFELTRAAYHLGNRHVALQVGDGWLRLLDDYVLKAMLEQLGATTEHIEAPFQPEHGAYGGGHHHSRHGDEDFNYPPKLHQFGVRP, encoded by the coding sequence ATGCTGGTGATTCACCGCAGAATCGACCCTCAACCCGTCTGGGCCGCCGAGTTGCACCTGACCTTCGAAGCCCGGAGCAAAAGCCGGCTGCGCTGTTTCAGTGCCGAGGGCGAAGACGTCGGTTTGTTTCTGGAACGTGGTCAGTCGCCTCTTTATGACGGCGAATGCCTGCAGGCCGAAGACGGGCGCATCGTCCGCGTTTGCGCCCGCCCCGAACAACTGCTGCACGTCACCTGCGCCAATGCCTTCGAACTGACCCGTGCCGCCTATCACCTGGGCAACCGGCACGTCGCCTTGCAGGTCGGCGACGGCTGGTTACGCCTGCTCGATGACTACGTGCTCAAGGCCATGCTCGAACAACTCGGCGCCACCACCGAGCACATCGAAGCGCCGTTCCAGCCGGAACACGGGGCTTACGGCGGAGGCCATCACCATTCGCGCCACGGCGATGAAGACTTCAACTACCCGCCCAAACTGCACCAGTTCGGCGTGCGCCCATGA
- a CDS encoding urease accessory protein UreF, producing the protein MNPAWALLRLASPQLPIGGYSYSQGLEMAVENGRVHDPASARRWISDQLLLNLARFEAPLLLAHCMAAAEDNWSELLQCCEEHRASRETRELHQESRQMGYSLQQLLNGLPELDAPARTFLEQRAEPHLALGWALAARAWQISPQDALAAWLWSWLENQLAVLMKTLPLGQQAAQRLTSELLPLLQQAQQDATRINPEHYGSAAFGLSLACMAHERQYSRLFRS; encoded by the coding sequence ATGAACCCGGCCTGGGCGCTGCTGCGTCTGGCCAGTCCGCAATTGCCGATTGGCGGCTACAGCTATTCCCAAGGCCTGGAAATGGCCGTGGAGAACGGTCGCGTTCATGACCCTGCCAGTGCTCGGCGCTGGATCAGCGATCAGTTGCTGTTGAACCTGGCCCGCTTCGAGGCCCCGCTGTTACTGGCCCATTGCATGGCGGCAGCCGAGGACAACTGGAGCGAACTGCTGCAGTGCTGCGAAGAACACCGCGCCAGTCGGGAAACCCGCGAGCTGCATCAGGAAAGCCGGCAAATGGGCTACTCCCTGCAACAACTGCTCAATGGCTTGCCCGAACTCGATGCACCGGCCCGCACCTTCCTCGAACAACGCGCCGAACCGCACCTGGCCCTGGGCTGGGCGCTGGCCGCTCGCGCCTGGCAGATCAGTCCGCAGGACGCGCTGGCCGCCTGGCTCTGGAGCTGGCTGGAAAACCAACTGGCGGTGCTGATGAAAACCCTGCCATTGGGCCAGCAAGCCGCGCAACGCCTGACCAGCGAGTTGCTGCCGCTGTTGCAGCAAGCCCAGCAGGACGCTACGCGAATCAACCCCGAACACTATGGCAGCGCCGCTTTCGGCCTGTCCCTGGCGTGCATGGCCCACGAGCGCCAGTACAGCCGTCTGTTCCGTTCCTAG
- the ureG gene encoding urease accessory protein UreG: protein MNTQPLRVGIGGPVGSGKTALTLALCLALRDRYNLAVVTNDIYTREDADFLVRNEALAPERIIGVETGGCPHTAIREDASINLEAVDQLNRRFPGLDLILVESGGDNLSATFSPELSDLTIYVIDVSAGDKLPRKGGPGICKSDLLVINKIDLAPLVGASLTLMDSDTTRMRNGKPFVFSNQKTGQGLEEIIAFIERQGLLTAA, encoded by the coding sequence ATGAACACACAACCTCTGCGCGTCGGCATCGGCGGCCCGGTCGGTTCCGGCAAAACCGCCTTGACCCTGGCCCTGTGCCTGGCCCTTCGCGACCGCTACAACCTGGCGGTGGTCACCAACGACATCTACACCCGCGAAGACGCCGACTTTCTGGTGCGCAATGAAGCGCTCGCGCCGGAACGCATCATTGGCGTGGAAACCGGCGGCTGCCCGCACACGGCGATTCGCGAAGATGCCTCGATCAACCTCGAAGCCGTGGATCAACTCAACCGGCGCTTTCCTGGCCTGGACCTGATTCTGGTGGAGTCCGGCGGCGACAACCTGTCGGCCACCTTCAGCCCGGAACTGTCGGACCTGACCATCTACGTGATCGACGTGTCGGCCGGCGACAAGCTGCCGCGCAAGGGCGGGCCGGGGATCTGCAAATCCGACCTGCTGGTGATCAACAAAATCGACCTCGCACCGCTGGTGGGGGCATCGCTGACCTTGATGGACAGCGACACCACCCGCATGCGCAACGGCAAGCCTTTCGTATTCAGCAACCAGAAAACCGGCCAGGGCCTGGAGGAGATCATCGCCTTCATCGAGCGCCAGGGCCTGCTGACGGCAGCCTGA
- a CDS encoding HupE/UreJ family protein: protein MTLKRILGTLALLLTPTLAFAHPGHGDNGLIAGISHPLGGLDHLLAMLAVGLWAAQQQGAARWVLPCTFVGTLLMGGLLGFEGLNLPALESGIAASVLALGLAVALAVRPPLSVAVAATALFALFHGVAHGLELPDMSSPWTYAAGFVVATAALHAAGYAMVRVLPRAAAPLVRLAGAASAATGVWLLAG, encoded by the coding sequence ATGACACTCAAACGCATCCTCGGCACCCTGGCACTGCTGCTGACCCCGACCCTCGCCTTCGCCCACCCTGGGCACGGCGACAACGGCTTGATCGCCGGCATCAGCCACCCGCTCGGCGGCCTCGATCACTTGCTGGCGATGCTGGCCGTCGGCCTCTGGGCGGCGCAGCAACAAGGCGCCGCGCGCTGGGTGCTGCCGTGCACCTTCGTCGGCACCCTGCTGATGGGCGGGCTGCTGGGCTTTGAAGGGCTGAACCTGCCGGCGCTGGAAAGCGGGATTGCCGCGTCCGTGCTGGCGCTGGGCCTGGCCGTGGCGCTGGCGGTGCGTCCGCCGTTGAGCGTGGCGGTGGCTGCAACAGCGCTGTTCGCGCTGTTCCATGGCGTGGCCCATGGCCTGGAACTGCCGGACATGTCGAGCCCCTGGACCTATGCCGCTGGTTTTGTAGTGGCGACAGCTGCATTGCATGCGGCGGGTTATGCCATGGTACGCGTGCTGCCCCGGGCAGCAGCGCCGTTGGTTCGACTGGCGGGTGCGGCTTCGGCGGCGACGGGAGTGTGGTTGTTGGCAGGTTGA
- a CDS encoding AGE family epimerase/isomerase produces MPHVSRSASQPELTALFSSVQQHFQDVIVPLWQGPGWNADMALPYEALDAEHQPLPPQRYRAMACARQLYLFSSLIGQVPAAEERAAALFRSLQRHFHDAEHGGWFYSIDPHGAPLDQRKDLYTHAFILFACAHYWDKVREPLVESVLNAALEVIARRFATGDGLYEASLDRNWCSLGSGPLQNPLMHLAEAFLATLSVREDRAVQRALLELCTAMQKRFIDPRHGVLMEKPLGAVDNWFEPGHQFEWYFLLESSPLLRDSTLHASLERAFAFTEQLGVDQQTGAVRAMLDFGPDGGCRDATQRIWAQAEYLRALTLRPDSEPAVLRQLQALQQHSLHSRGWYECRDEQGQVSRRDMPSTTPYHLATCYRGLAEYLA; encoded by the coding sequence ATGCCGCATGTTTCCCGCTCCGCCTCCCAGCCTGAACTGACCGCCCTGTTCTCCTCGGTGCAACAGCACTTCCAGGACGTGATCGTGCCCCTCTGGCAAGGCCCCGGCTGGAATGCCGACATGGCGCTGCCCTATGAGGCGCTGGATGCCGAGCATCAGCCTCTGCCCCCTCAACGCTACCGGGCCATGGCCTGTGCGCGACAGCTGTACCTGTTTTCCAGCCTGATCGGCCAGGTGCCGGCCGCCGAAGAACGCGCGGCAGCCCTGTTCCGCTCTTTGCAGCGGCATTTTCACGACGCCGAGCATGGCGGCTGGTTTTACAGCATCGACCCGCACGGCGCGCCGCTGGATCAGCGCAAAGACCTCTACACCCACGCCTTCATTCTGTTCGCCTGCGCCCATTACTGGGACAAAGTGCGCGAGCCGCTGGTGGAGTCGGTGCTCAACGCCGCCCTGGAAGTGATCGCCCGGCGATTCGCCACGGGTGACGGCCTCTACGAAGCCAGCCTCGACCGCAACTGGTGCTCCCTGGGCAGCGGGCCGCTGCAGAACCCGTTGATGCATCTGGCGGAAGCCTTTCTCGCCACGCTCTCGGTACGCGAAGACCGCGCCGTGCAACGGGCACTCCTCGAGTTATGCACAGCCATGCAGAAGCGCTTCATCGATCCGCGACACGGCGTGTTGATGGAAAAACCGCTGGGCGCTGTGGATAACTGGTTTGAACCGGGGCACCAGTTCGAATGGTATTTCCTGCTGGAGTCATCGCCGCTGCTACGCGACTCGACACTGCATGCGTCCCTGGAGCGCGCCTTTGCCTTCACCGAGCAACTGGGGGTCGATCAACAGACTGGTGCGGTGCGGGCCATGCTCGACTTCGGACCGGACGGCGGCTGTCGGGACGCCACACAGCGCATCTGGGCCCAGGCCGAATACCTGCGCGCGTTGACCCTGCGTCCGGACAGCGAGCCAGCGGTGTTGCGCCAGCTGCAGGCGCTGCAACAGCATTCGCTGCACTCGCGTGGCTGGTACGAGTGCCGTGACGAGCAGGGTCAAGTGAGCCGTCGGGACATGCCGTCGACCACGCCTTATCACTTGGCGACCTGTTATCGCGGGTTGGCCGAGTATCTCGCCTGA
- a CDS encoding SDR family oxidoreductase, translating to MSNTLFITGATSGFGEACARRFAEAGWKLVLTGRREERLNALCAELSKQTEVHGLVLDVRDRKAMEEAIANLPPSFAKLRGLINNAGLALGVDPAPKCDLDDWDTMVDTNIKGLMYSTRLLLPRLIAHGRGAGIVNLGSIAGNYPYPGSHVYGASKAFVKQFSLNLRCDLQGTGVRVSNIEPGLCESEFSLVRFAGDQERYNATYAGADPIQPQDIADTIFWVLNAPAHININSLELMPVSQTWAGFAIDRSGGKA from the coding sequence ATGTCCAACACCCTGTTTATTACCGGCGCGACCTCCGGTTTTGGTGAAGCCTGTGCCCGTCGTTTTGCCGAGGCCGGCTGGAAACTGGTGCTGACCGGTCGTCGTGAAGAACGCCTCAACGCGCTGTGCGCCGAACTGTCGAAGCAGACTGAGGTTCATGGCCTGGTCCTCGATGTGCGTGACCGCAAGGCCATGGAAGAGGCCATCGCCAACCTGCCGCCGTCCTTCGCCAAGCTGCGCGGGCTGATCAACAACGCTGGCCTGGCCCTGGGCGTTGACCCGGCACCCAAGTGCGATCTGGATGATTGGGACACCATGGTCGACACCAACATCAAAGGCCTGATGTACAGCACCCGTCTGCTGCTGCCGCGCCTGATCGCCCATGGTCGCGGGGCTGGCATCGTCAACCTGGGTTCCATCGCCGGCAACTACCCGTACCCGGGCAGCCACGTGTATGGCGCGAGCAAGGCGTTCGTCAAACAGTTCTCCCTGAACCTGCGCTGCGATCTGCAAGGCACCGGCGTGCGGGTCAGCAACATCGAACCTGGCCTGTGCGAGAGCGAGTTCTCGCTGGTGCGTTTTGCCGGTGATCAGGAGCGTTACAACGCCACTTACGCCGGTGCCGATCCGATCCAGCCGCAAGACATCGCCGACACCATTTTCTGGGTCCTCAATGCGCCGGCCCATATCAACATCAACAGCCTGGAGCTGATGCCGGTGAGCCAGACCTGGGCCGGGTTTGCCATTGATCGCAGTGGTGGCAAGGCTTAA
- a CDS encoding ABC transporter ATP-binding protein produces MSQPILELKDLDVFYGPIQALKKVSLHINEGETVSLIGSNGAGKSTLLMSIFGQPRAADGQIIYQGVNITQKSSHYIASNGIAQSPEGRRVFPDMTVEENLLMGTIPIGDKYAKEDMQRMFELFPRLEERRNQRAMTMSGGEQQMLAIARALMSRPKLLLLDEPSLGLAPIVVKQIFATLRELAKTGMTIFLVEQNANHALRLSDRAYVMVNGEIRMTGTGKELLVNEDVRNAYLGGH; encoded by the coding sequence ATGAGCCAACCCATCCTCGAATTGAAGGATCTGGACGTGTTTTACGGGCCGATCCAGGCCCTGAAGAAAGTCTCGCTGCACATCAACGAAGGGGAAACCGTCAGCCTGATCGGCTCCAACGGCGCCGGCAAGTCGACCCTGCTGATGTCGATCTTCGGTCAGCCACGGGCGGCGGACGGGCAGATCATTTATCAGGGGGTGAACATCACCCAAAAGTCGTCGCACTACATTGCCTCCAACGGCATCGCGCAATCGCCGGAAGGGCGGCGGGTGTTCCCCGACATGACCGTCGAGGAAAACCTGCTGATGGGCACCATCCCGATCGGTGACAAGTACGCCAAGGAAGACATGCAGCGCATGTTCGAACTGTTCCCGCGGCTCGAAGAGCGGCGCAACCAGCGCGCCATGACCATGTCCGGCGGCGAGCAGCAAATGCTCGCCATCGCCCGTGCGCTCATGAGCCGCCCGAAACTGCTGCTGCTGGACGAGCCTAGCCTCGGGCTGGCGCCGATTGTGGTGAAACAGATCTTCGCCACCCTGCGGGAACTGGCCAAGACCGGCATGACCATCTTCCTGGTCGAGCAGAACGCCAACCACGCCCTGAGGCTTTCGGACCGGGCCTATGTGATGGTCAACGGCGAGATTCGCATGACCGGCACCGGCAAGGAGCTGCTGGTCAACGAGGATGTGCGTAACGCCTATCTCGGCGGGCATTGA